A stretch of the Hypomesus transpacificus isolate Combined female chromosome 12, fHypTra1, whole genome shotgun sequence genome encodes the following:
- the slc19a1 gene encoding reduced folate transporter has translation MVDNDSPSGGDQVQGDEEEAKQELKEPVTGSQEKGLPDVASPVTEPLSPQSGTKAGTLQLSVLFLCFYGFMVQLKPGEPFITPYLLSSEKNFTMQQVTNEITPLLSYSYMVVLVPVFLLTDYLRYKPVLILQSLSHVSIWLLLLLGSSLLEMQLMEFFYGITMAARVAYSSYIFSLVTPELYQRVASFSRSSVLMGVFTSSVLGQMCFSLGEVSYSTLSQVSLGFVSFGLVLSTCLPWPKRSMFFNRAHRKAQRELAEATQAELTKMKLDGGIGETGTAAPEGPTAPNSRDSTSWKDSVFIQMLKEVRNLVRRPSLRLWSLWWVFNSTGYYLVIFYVHILWNKVYPATENKNVYNGGVEAASTLLGAIASFAAGFVKIRWTVWSELVIGVITALQASLLLLMGTTDNIWVCYVAYSLFKGFYQFLVPIAIFQIASSMTKELCALVFGINTFMATILKSIITLIVADKSGLGLPVHSQFLLYFCYFALLTVIYLSCAAWVIFRHYRSQSGREEGTTDQATPTELSPVVMDQSEAEPLSNGKNGDV, from the exons ATGGTGGACAACGATTCTCCATCTGGTGGTGACCAGGTtcagggagatgaagaggaggccAAGCAAGAACTGAAGGAGCCTGTCACTGGAAGTCAGGAGAAGGGGCTTCCAGATGTGGCTTCCCCCGTGActgagcccctctccccccagtctGGCACAAAGGCTGGCACACTACAGTTGTCTGTGTTGTTCCTGTGTTTCTATGGCTTTATGGTGCAGCTGAAGCCCGGAGAGCCCTTCATTACTCCTTACCTGCTGAGTTCTGAGAAGAACTTCACCATGCAGCAG GTGACCAATGAGATCACCCCACTGTTGTCCTACTCGTACATGGTGGTTCTGGTCCCTGTGTTCCTCCTGACTGACTATCTTCGCTACAAGCCCGTCCTGATCCTCCAGAGCCTCAGCCACGTCTCCATctggctcctccttctcctgggcTCCTCGTTGCTGGAGATGCAGCTCATGGAGTTCTTCTATGGCATCACAATGGCCGCTCGCGTGGCCTACTCCTCTTATATCTTCTCCCTGGTCACCCCGGAGCTGTACCAGCGGGTGGCCAGCTTCTCCCGCTCCTCCGTGCTAATGGGGGTGTTCACCAGCTCTGTGCTAGGCCAAATGTGCTTCTCCCTCGGGGAGGTGTCCTACTCCACCCTCAGCCAGGTCTCTCTGGGCTTCGTCAGCTTCGGCCTGGTCCTCTCCACCTGCCTCCCCTGGCCCAAGAGGTCCATGTTCTTCAACCGAGCCCACCGCAAGGCCCAGAGAGAGCTGGCTGAGGCCACCCAGGCAGAGCTGACTAAGATGAAGCTGGATGGAGGAATAGGAGAGACGGGGACTGCAGCCCCTGAGGGACCCACCGCTCCTAACAGCAGAGATTCCACCTCATGGAAGGATTCTGTGTTCATCCAGATGCTGAAAGAG GTGAGAAACCTGGTGCGGCGGCCCAGTCTGAGACTGTGGAGTCTGTGGTGGGTGTTCAACTCCACTGGATACTACCTGGTCATCTTCTATGTCCACATCCTGTGGAACAAGGTCTACCCTGCCACCGAAAACAAGAATGTGTAcaatggaggagtggaggccGCATCCACACTCCTGG GTGCAATAGCATCGTTTGCGGCAGGATTCGTGAAGATCCGCTGGACGGTGTGGTCAGAGCTGGTGATTGGTGTGATCACGGCGCTCCAGGCCAGCCTGCTGCTTCTTATGGGGACCACAGACAACATCTGGGTCTGCTACGTGGCCTACTCCCTCTTCAAGGGGTTCTACCAGTTCCTGGTACCCATCGCCAT ATTCCAGATCGCCTCGTCCATGACGAAGGAGCTGTGTGCTCTTGTGTTCGGCATTAACACGTTCATGGCGACTATCCTTAAGTCAATCATCACCCTCATAGTGGCAGACAAGAGCGGCCTGGGCCTACCAGTGCACTCTCAG TTCCTGCTTTACTTCTGCTACTTCGCTCTTCTGACCGTCATCTACTTATCCTGCGCTGCCTGGGTCATCTTCCGACACTACAGGAGCCAatcaggaagagaggaagggaccaCAGACCAGGCCACACCCACTGAACTCAGCCCTGTGGTAATggaccaatcagaggcagaACCTCTCTCTAATGGGAAGAATGGGGATGTCTGA